The Salvia splendens isolate huo1 chromosome 21, SspV2, whole genome shotgun sequence genome includes a window with the following:
- the LOC121784578 gene encoding transcription factor GLABRA 3-like isoform X3, translating into MELCNFLVRFLHTTRFRMLEWCEGHYNGDIKTRKTVQVAEVDMDQLGLQRSDQLRELYVSLSLGDTKPQAKRPTTALSPEDLTDAEWYFLVCMSFVFNANQGLPGRTLAANQMIWLCNAHRADTKVFSRSLLAKSASIKTIVCFPHSGGVVELGTTELVPEDPSLIRHISSFLESPSVAVPLIPNLVFDSSSCYPNGLNLERLDHAHILEDGLDRLMDDPYMEICSPYNSSDDFANNLLRDESNLGEGVGGEASKLQSWPVMEDAVSNCLNNSVNSRDCVSETEGESETEIPHSDGNKEKKSCMQECNQKTPSEGQGNDVHYRSVLSYLLKSSHQLILGPYIRNGSTESSFVCWRKVGVPGPQRGTTPQKLLKKVLFEVARLHQSCRVESDKHHICPKSDEADRNHVLSERKRREKINERFMILGSLVPSGGKADKVSVLDHTIEHLRELERRVEELESYKEAMERELTTHSKSQDAIERTSDNYRDDNNSKKPAMNKRKAAHRGKTGPRLRDSSPTDNITISVSNKVVLIEMRCLFKEHVLFEVMETLSKIHLETQTIQSSTNDGTLSITVNAKCEGLKSPSAVVIKEALQKIIRKC; encoded by the exons ATGGAGCTATGCAATTTTCTGGTCCGTTTCTTGCATACAACCAGG TTTAGGATGCTGGAATGGTGCGAAGGGCACTACAACGGTGACATAAAAACACGAAAGACTGTTCAAGTAGCTGAGGTGGACATGGATCAGTTGGGATTGCAGAGAAGTGATCAATTGAGAGAGCTTTACGTGTCTCTGTCGCTTGGTGATACCAAACCTCAAGCTAAGAGGCCTACAACTGCATTATCCCCTGAAGATCTCACTGATGCAGAGTGGTATTTCTTGGTTTGTATGTCTTTCGTGTTCAACGCCAACCAAGG GTTGCCTGGGAGAACATTAGCTGCAAATCAAATGATATGGCTCTGCAATGCTCACCGGGCTGACACCAAAGTCTTCTCTCGTTCTTTGCTTGCAAAG AGCGCATCGATCAAG ACTATTGTGTGCTTTCCCCATTCAGGAGGTGTCGTTGAGCTCGGGACAACTGAACTA GTTCCAGAAGATCCAAGTCTGATTCGGCATATAAGTTCGTTCCTGGAGAGTCCTTCCGTGGCGGTTCCCCTTATTCCTAACCTTGTCTTCGACAGCAGCAGTTGCTACCCAAATGGTCTGAATCTTGAACGACTCGACCATGCCCACATTCTCGAAGATGGTCTTGACCGGCTCATGGATGATCCATACATGGAGATATGTTCTCCATATAACTCTTCAGATGATTTTGCAAACAATCTGCTGAGAGATGAGTCGAATTTGGGGGAAGGCGTGGGCGGTGAGGCTTCTAAACTGCAAAGCTGGCCAGTAATGGAAGATGCAGTCAGTAATTGCTTGAATAATTCTGTGAATTCCAGAGACTGTGTGTCTGAAACAGAGGGAGAATCCGAGACGGAAATCCCACATTCGGATGGGAACAAGGAAAAGAAAAGCTGCATGCAGGAATGCAATCAAAAGACACCCTCTGAAGGCCAAGGAAATGATGTTCATTACCGCAGTGTTCTTTCCTACCTCTTGAAGAGTTCTCACCAATTGATTCTTGGTCCTTACATCAGAAATGGGAGCACAGAATCGAGCTTCGTTTGCTGGAGGAAGGTTGGAGTTCCGGGACCCCAAAGAGGAACTACTCCACAGAAGCTACTCAAGAAAGTGCTCTTTGAAGTTGCTAGATTACATCAAAGTTGCAGGGTTGAATCTGATAAACATCACATCTGTCCCAAATCTGATGAAGCCGATAGAAACCATGTCTTGTCTGAACGGAAGCGCCGAGAGAAAATAAACGAGAGATTCATGATTCTTGGATCCCTAGTCCCATCTGGTGGAAAG GCTGACAAAGTATCGGTGCTTGACCACACGATAGAGCACTTGAGGGAGCTCGAGAGAAGAGTGGAGGAGCTGGAGTCCTACAAGGAAGCAATGGAGAGAGAGTTAACCACACACAGCAAATCCCAGGATGCCATTGAGAGGACCTCTGATAACTACAGAGATGACAACAATTCGAAGAAGCCAGCAATGAATAAGAGGAAGGCCGCTCATAGGGGCAAGACAGGACCTCGGTTGAGAGACTCCTCCCCAACTGATAACATAACCATCAGTGTCTCAAACAAGGTGGTCTTGATTGAGATGAGGTGCTTGTTTAAGGAGCACGTGCTGTTCGAAGTTATGGAGACGTTGAGCAAAATACACCTCGAAACGCAGACTATCCAGTCATCCACCAATGACGGGACTCTCTCCATCACTGTAAATGCCAAG TGCGAGGGACTGAAATCTCCATCAGCAGTAGTGATCAAAGAAGCTCTTCAGAAAATTATCAGGAAGTGTTGA
- the LOC121784578 gene encoding transcription factor EGL1-like isoform X2 translates to MATGTQNQKEMPQNLRTQLALAVQSFQWSYAIFWSVSCIQPGMLEWCEGHYNGDIKTRKTVQVAEVDMDQLGLQRSDQLRELYVSLSLGDTKPQAKRPTTALSPEDLTDAEWYFLVCMSFVFNANQGLPGRTLAANQMIWLCNAHRADTKVFSRSLLAKSASIKTIVCFPHSGGVVELGTTELVPEDPSLIRHISSFLESPSVAVPLIPNLVFDSSSCYPNGLNLERLDHAHILEDGLDRLMDDPYMEICSPYNSSDDFANNLLRDESNLGEGVGGEASKLQSWPVMEDAVSNCLNNSVNSRDCVSETEGESETEIPHSDGNKEKKSCMQECNQKTPSEGQGNDVHYRSVLSYLLKSSHQLILGPYIRNGSTESSFVCWRKVGVPGPQRGTTPQKLLKKVLFEVARLHQSCRVESDKHHICPKSDEADRNHVLSERKRREKINERFMILGSLVPSGGKADKVSVLDHTIEHLRELERRVEELESYKEAMERELTTHSKSQDAIERTSDNYRDDNNSKKPAMNKRKAAHRGKTGPRLRDSSPTDNITISVSNKVVLIEMRCLFKEHVLFEVMETLSKIHLETQTIQSSTNDGTLSITVNAKCEGLKSPSAVVIKEALQKIIRKC, encoded by the exons ATGGCAACTGGAACCCAAAACCAGAAAGAAATGCCTCAGAATCTAAGGACGCAGCTTGCTCTTGCTGTTCAAAGCTTTCAATGGAGCTATGCAATTTTCTGGTCCGTTTCTTGCATACAACCAGG GATGCTGGAATGGTGCGAAGGGCACTACAACGGTGACATAAAAACACGAAAGACTGTTCAAGTAGCTGAGGTGGACATGGATCAGTTGGGATTGCAGAGAAGTGATCAATTGAGAGAGCTTTACGTGTCTCTGTCGCTTGGTGATACCAAACCTCAAGCTAAGAGGCCTACAACTGCATTATCCCCTGAAGATCTCACTGATGCAGAGTGGTATTTCTTGGTTTGTATGTCTTTCGTGTTCAACGCCAACCAAGG GTTGCCTGGGAGAACATTAGCTGCAAATCAAATGATATGGCTCTGCAATGCTCACCGGGCTGACACCAAAGTCTTCTCTCGTTCTTTGCTTGCAAAG AGCGCATCGATCAAG ACTATTGTGTGCTTTCCCCATTCAGGAGGTGTCGTTGAGCTCGGGACAACTGAACTA GTTCCAGAAGATCCAAGTCTGATTCGGCATATAAGTTCGTTCCTGGAGAGTCCTTCCGTGGCGGTTCCCCTTATTCCTAACCTTGTCTTCGACAGCAGCAGTTGCTACCCAAATGGTCTGAATCTTGAACGACTCGACCATGCCCACATTCTCGAAGATGGTCTTGACCGGCTCATGGATGATCCATACATGGAGATATGTTCTCCATATAACTCTTCAGATGATTTTGCAAACAATCTGCTGAGAGATGAGTCGAATTTGGGGGAAGGCGTGGGCGGTGAGGCTTCTAAACTGCAAAGCTGGCCAGTAATGGAAGATGCAGTCAGTAATTGCTTGAATAATTCTGTGAATTCCAGAGACTGTGTGTCTGAAACAGAGGGAGAATCCGAGACGGAAATCCCACATTCGGATGGGAACAAGGAAAAGAAAAGCTGCATGCAGGAATGCAATCAAAAGACACCCTCTGAAGGCCAAGGAAATGATGTTCATTACCGCAGTGTTCTTTCCTACCTCTTGAAGAGTTCTCACCAATTGATTCTTGGTCCTTACATCAGAAATGGGAGCACAGAATCGAGCTTCGTTTGCTGGAGGAAGGTTGGAGTTCCGGGACCCCAAAGAGGAACTACTCCACAGAAGCTACTCAAGAAAGTGCTCTTTGAAGTTGCTAGATTACATCAAAGTTGCAGGGTTGAATCTGATAAACATCACATCTGTCCCAAATCTGATGAAGCCGATAGAAACCATGTCTTGTCTGAACGGAAGCGCCGAGAGAAAATAAACGAGAGATTCATGATTCTTGGATCCCTAGTCCCATCTGGTGGAAAG GCTGACAAAGTATCGGTGCTTGACCACACGATAGAGCACTTGAGGGAGCTCGAGAGAAGAGTGGAGGAGCTGGAGTCCTACAAGGAAGCAATGGAGAGAGAGTTAACCACACACAGCAAATCCCAGGATGCCATTGAGAGGACCTCTGATAACTACAGAGATGACAACAATTCGAAGAAGCCAGCAATGAATAAGAGGAAGGCCGCTCATAGGGGCAAGACAGGACCTCGGTTGAGAGACTCCTCCCCAACTGATAACATAACCATCAGTGTCTCAAACAAGGTGGTCTTGATTGAGATGAGGTGCTTGTTTAAGGAGCACGTGCTGTTCGAAGTTATGGAGACGTTGAGCAAAATACACCTCGAAACGCAGACTATCCAGTCATCCACCAATGACGGGACTCTCTCCATCACTGTAAATGCCAAG TGCGAGGGACTGAAATCTCCATCAGCAGTAGTGATCAAAGAAGCTCTTCAGAAAATTATCAGGAAGTGTTGA
- the LOC121784578 gene encoding transcription factor GLABRA 3-like isoform X4 — translation MLNLICICDKFRMLEWCEGHYNGDIKTRKTVQVAEVDMDQLGLQRSDQLRELYVSLSLGDTKPQAKRPTTALSPEDLTDAEWYFLVCMSFVFNANQGLPGRTLAANQMIWLCNAHRADTKVFSRSLLAKSASIKTIVCFPHSGGVVELGTTELVPEDPSLIRHISSFLESPSVAVPLIPNLVFDSSSCYPNGLNLERLDHAHILEDGLDRLMDDPYMEICSPYNSSDDFANNLLRDESNLGEGVGGEASKLQSWPVMEDAVSNCLNNSVNSRDCVSETEGESETEIPHSDGNKEKKSCMQECNQKTPSEGQGNDVHYRSVLSYLLKSSHQLILGPYIRNGSTESSFVCWRKVGVPGPQRGTTPQKLLKKVLFEVARLHQSCRVESDKHHICPKSDEADRNHVLSERKRREKINERFMILGSLVPSGGKADKVSVLDHTIEHLRELERRVEELESYKEAMERELTTHSKSQDAIERTSDNYRDDNNSKKPAMNKRKAAHRGKTGPRLRDSSPTDNITISVSNKVVLIEMRCLFKEHVLFEVMETLSKIHLETQTIQSSTNDGTLSITVNAKCEGLKSPSAVVIKEALQKIIRKC, via the exons ATGTTGAATCTTATATGCATATGTGACAAGTTTAGGATGCTGGAATGGTGCGAAGGGCACTACAACGGTGACATAAAAACACGAAAGACTGTTCAAGTAGCTGAGGTGGACATGGATCAGTTGGGATTGCAGAGAAGTGATCAATTGAGAGAGCTTTACGTGTCTCTGTCGCTTGGTGATACCAAACCTCAAGCTAAGAGGCCTACAACTGCATTATCCCCTGAAGATCTCACTGATGCAGAGTGGTATTTCTTGGTTTGTATGTCTTTCGTGTTCAACGCCAACCAAGG GTTGCCTGGGAGAACATTAGCTGCAAATCAAATGATATGGCTCTGCAATGCTCACCGGGCTGACACCAAAGTCTTCTCTCGTTCTTTGCTTGCAAAG AGCGCATCGATCAAG ACTATTGTGTGCTTTCCCCATTCAGGAGGTGTCGTTGAGCTCGGGACAACTGAACTA GTTCCAGAAGATCCAAGTCTGATTCGGCATATAAGTTCGTTCCTGGAGAGTCCTTCCGTGGCGGTTCCCCTTATTCCTAACCTTGTCTTCGACAGCAGCAGTTGCTACCCAAATGGTCTGAATCTTGAACGACTCGACCATGCCCACATTCTCGAAGATGGTCTTGACCGGCTCATGGATGATCCATACATGGAGATATGTTCTCCATATAACTCTTCAGATGATTTTGCAAACAATCTGCTGAGAGATGAGTCGAATTTGGGGGAAGGCGTGGGCGGTGAGGCTTCTAAACTGCAAAGCTGGCCAGTAATGGAAGATGCAGTCAGTAATTGCTTGAATAATTCTGTGAATTCCAGAGACTGTGTGTCTGAAACAGAGGGAGAATCCGAGACGGAAATCCCACATTCGGATGGGAACAAGGAAAAGAAAAGCTGCATGCAGGAATGCAATCAAAAGACACCCTCTGAAGGCCAAGGAAATGATGTTCATTACCGCAGTGTTCTTTCCTACCTCTTGAAGAGTTCTCACCAATTGATTCTTGGTCCTTACATCAGAAATGGGAGCACAGAATCGAGCTTCGTTTGCTGGAGGAAGGTTGGAGTTCCGGGACCCCAAAGAGGAACTACTCCACAGAAGCTACTCAAGAAAGTGCTCTTTGAAGTTGCTAGATTACATCAAAGTTGCAGGGTTGAATCTGATAAACATCACATCTGTCCCAAATCTGATGAAGCCGATAGAAACCATGTCTTGTCTGAACGGAAGCGCCGAGAGAAAATAAACGAGAGATTCATGATTCTTGGATCCCTAGTCCCATCTGGTGGAAAG GCTGACAAAGTATCGGTGCTTGACCACACGATAGAGCACTTGAGGGAGCTCGAGAGAAGAGTGGAGGAGCTGGAGTCCTACAAGGAAGCAATGGAGAGAGAGTTAACCACACACAGCAAATCCCAGGATGCCATTGAGAGGACCTCTGATAACTACAGAGATGACAACAATTCGAAGAAGCCAGCAATGAATAAGAGGAAGGCCGCTCATAGGGGCAAGACAGGACCTCGGTTGAGAGACTCCTCCCCAACTGATAACATAACCATCAGTGTCTCAAACAAGGTGGTCTTGATTGAGATGAGGTGCTTGTTTAAGGAGCACGTGCTGTTCGAAGTTATGGAGACGTTGAGCAAAATACACCTCGAAACGCAGACTATCCAGTCATCCACCAATGACGGGACTCTCTCCATCACTGTAAATGCCAAG TGCGAGGGACTGAAATCTCCATCAGCAGTAGTGATCAAAGAAGCTCTTCAGAAAATTATCAGGAAGTGTTGA
- the LOC121784578 gene encoding transcription factor EGL1-like isoform X1 codes for MFRWREREREVNNGNWNPKPERNASESKDAACSCCSKLSMELCNFLVRFLHTTRFRMLEWCEGHYNGDIKTRKTVQVAEVDMDQLGLQRSDQLRELYVSLSLGDTKPQAKRPTTALSPEDLTDAEWYFLVCMSFVFNANQGLPGRTLAANQMIWLCNAHRADTKVFSRSLLAKSASIKTIVCFPHSGGVVELGTTELVPEDPSLIRHISSFLESPSVAVPLIPNLVFDSSSCYPNGLNLERLDHAHILEDGLDRLMDDPYMEICSPYNSSDDFANNLLRDESNLGEGVGGEASKLQSWPVMEDAVSNCLNNSVNSRDCVSETEGESETEIPHSDGNKEKKSCMQECNQKTPSEGQGNDVHYRSVLSYLLKSSHQLILGPYIRNGSTESSFVCWRKVGVPGPQRGTTPQKLLKKVLFEVARLHQSCRVESDKHHICPKSDEADRNHVLSERKRREKINERFMILGSLVPSGGKADKVSVLDHTIEHLRELERRVEELESYKEAMERELTTHSKSQDAIERTSDNYRDDNNSKKPAMNKRKAAHRGKTGPRLRDSSPTDNITISVSNKVVLIEMRCLFKEHVLFEVMETLSKIHLETQTIQSSTNDGTLSITVNAKCEGLKSPSAVVIKEALQKIIRKC; via the exons ATGTttaggtggagagagagagagagagaggtcaATAATGGCAACTGGAACCCAAAACCAGAAAGAAATGCCTCAGAATCTAAGGACGCAGCTTGCTCTTGCTGTTCAAAGCTTTCAATGGAGCTATGCAATTTTCTGGTCCGTTTCTTGCATACAACCAGG TTTAGGATGCTGGAATGGTGCGAAGGGCACTACAACGGTGACATAAAAACACGAAAGACTGTTCAAGTAGCTGAGGTGGACATGGATCAGTTGGGATTGCAGAGAAGTGATCAATTGAGAGAGCTTTACGTGTCTCTGTCGCTTGGTGATACCAAACCTCAAGCTAAGAGGCCTACAACTGCATTATCCCCTGAAGATCTCACTGATGCAGAGTGGTATTTCTTGGTTTGTATGTCTTTCGTGTTCAACGCCAACCAAGG GTTGCCTGGGAGAACATTAGCTGCAAATCAAATGATATGGCTCTGCAATGCTCACCGGGCTGACACCAAAGTCTTCTCTCGTTCTTTGCTTGCAAAG AGCGCATCGATCAAG ACTATTGTGTGCTTTCCCCATTCAGGAGGTGTCGTTGAGCTCGGGACAACTGAACTA GTTCCAGAAGATCCAAGTCTGATTCGGCATATAAGTTCGTTCCTGGAGAGTCCTTCCGTGGCGGTTCCCCTTATTCCTAACCTTGTCTTCGACAGCAGCAGTTGCTACCCAAATGGTCTGAATCTTGAACGACTCGACCATGCCCACATTCTCGAAGATGGTCTTGACCGGCTCATGGATGATCCATACATGGAGATATGTTCTCCATATAACTCTTCAGATGATTTTGCAAACAATCTGCTGAGAGATGAGTCGAATTTGGGGGAAGGCGTGGGCGGTGAGGCTTCTAAACTGCAAAGCTGGCCAGTAATGGAAGATGCAGTCAGTAATTGCTTGAATAATTCTGTGAATTCCAGAGACTGTGTGTCTGAAACAGAGGGAGAATCCGAGACGGAAATCCCACATTCGGATGGGAACAAGGAAAAGAAAAGCTGCATGCAGGAATGCAATCAAAAGACACCCTCTGAAGGCCAAGGAAATGATGTTCATTACCGCAGTGTTCTTTCCTACCTCTTGAAGAGTTCTCACCAATTGATTCTTGGTCCTTACATCAGAAATGGGAGCACAGAATCGAGCTTCGTTTGCTGGAGGAAGGTTGGAGTTCCGGGACCCCAAAGAGGAACTACTCCACAGAAGCTACTCAAGAAAGTGCTCTTTGAAGTTGCTAGATTACATCAAAGTTGCAGGGTTGAATCTGATAAACATCACATCTGTCCCAAATCTGATGAAGCCGATAGAAACCATGTCTTGTCTGAACGGAAGCGCCGAGAGAAAATAAACGAGAGATTCATGATTCTTGGATCCCTAGTCCCATCTGGTGGAAAG GCTGACAAAGTATCGGTGCTTGACCACACGATAGAGCACTTGAGGGAGCTCGAGAGAAGAGTGGAGGAGCTGGAGTCCTACAAGGAAGCAATGGAGAGAGAGTTAACCACACACAGCAAATCCCAGGATGCCATTGAGAGGACCTCTGATAACTACAGAGATGACAACAATTCGAAGAAGCCAGCAATGAATAAGAGGAAGGCCGCTCATAGGGGCAAGACAGGACCTCGGTTGAGAGACTCCTCCCCAACTGATAACATAACCATCAGTGTCTCAAACAAGGTGGTCTTGATTGAGATGAGGTGCTTGTTTAAGGAGCACGTGCTGTTCGAAGTTATGGAGACGTTGAGCAAAATACACCTCGAAACGCAGACTATCCAGTCATCCACCAATGACGGGACTCTCTCCATCACTGTAAATGCCAAG TGCGAGGGACTGAAATCTCCATCAGCAGTAGTGATCAAAGAAGCTCTTCAGAAAATTATCAGGAAGTGTTGA
- the LOC121785358 gene encoding cycloeucalenol cycloisomerase-like — translation MGGGEVDRSTSNLWLAHNPSKRWAELFFLIYTPFWLTLCLGIVVPYKLYENFTEWEYLLLGLVSALPAFIIPMVFVGKADRSLCWNDRYWVKASLWIILFSYVGNYFWTHYFFTVLGASYTFPSWRMNNVPHTTFLLTHVCFLFYHVSSNMTLRRIQHSVAHLPETTQWLFKASWILILSYFVAYLETVAISNFPYYEFVDRAVMYKVGCLFYAIYFFVSFPMFFRIDEEPSDAWDLPRVAVDALGAAMLVTIILDLWRIFLGPIVPIPESKQCHQPGLPWFPPSA, via the exons ATGGGAG GTGGTGAAGTGGATCGCTCAACTTCAAATCTTTGGTTAGCTCATAACCCGAGCAAAAGATGGGCTGAACTCTTCTTTCTCATCTACACACCTTTTTGGCTCACACTCTGCCTTGGAATTGTCGTCCCCTACAAACTCTACGAG AATTTTACAGAGTGGGAGTACCTCTTACTTGGACTTGTTTCAGCTTTGCCTGCTTTTATAATTCCAATGGTTTTTGTTGGAAAG GCAGATAGGAGCTTGTGTTGGAACGATCGTTATTGGGTGAAA gCTAGTCTCTGGATCATTCTCTTTAGTTACGTTGGAAATTACTTCTGGACCCACTATTTTTTCACGGTATTGGGTGCCTCATATACATTCCCATCGTGGAGGATGAATAAC GTACCACATACAACTTTCCTTCTCACGCATGTCTGCTTCTTGTTTTACCACGTTTCTTCTAATATGACACTTCGCAGAATCCAGCATTCTGTCGCTCACTTGCCAGAAACAACACAGTGGCTGTTTAAAGCTTCCTGGATTTTAATTCTTTCATATTTCGTAGCATATCTGGAGACTGTAGCCATTTCCAAT TTTCCCTATTATGAATTTGTCGATCGAGCTGTCATGTACAAAGTTGGCTGCCTGTTTTATGCAATTTATTTCTTTGTTAGTTTCCCAATGTTTTTCAG GATCGATGAGGAACCAAGTGATGCTTGGGACTTGCCAAGAGTGGCTGTTGATGCTTTAGGTGCTGCAATGCTAGTCACCATCATTCTCGACTTATGGCGGATCTTCCTCGGACCAATTGTGCCTATTCCAGAATCAAAACAATGCCATCAACCAGGGCTTCCGTGGTTCCCCCCAAGCGC TTAA